The proteins below come from a single Aegilops tauschii subsp. strangulata cultivar AL8/78 chromosome 6, Aet v6.0, whole genome shotgun sequence genomic window:
- the LOC141026000 gene encoding uncharacterized protein, which produces MGTNISTAPLPRWPPTTGNVKNTTIAMLVVDERQEFLPMVPLLLVLNGDMSTLLLPVRVGCLEEKLAIEAMTPAGLLPITGDEWHMMDDRDNQARVKLHVPSFTGKEDPDAYIEWEEKCDQVFRIHGFSEAKRVDLAVMEFSGYALTWWNHLQDDRLMSGNNHIRSWTLMKQVMRHRFVPSYYERQLYKRLQGLTQGSRTVEEYYKEMEVLLIRTRTRESDEAKMARFLHGLNDEISDFVEMFPYDTLQDVVHQAIRVEKKNMHNGHTRAFQGRTTIHSWQRAQQPYGSQFEGAPPRHPHASRASSPAIRNQDKRSSATAGVSSAPPPKKSSTRSSNIQCHKCKGRGHISSECPSKRTMIINERGEWESESDPEGCNDEVEEEQGWEVGGTILSHEELDGEALVVCRSLNAQVVEEEKGQQHNLFHTRCLNNSKICRVIVDSGSCNNIASTEMVEKLQLQTKLHPHPYRMQWLNDCGAIKEYEDVFPKEVPPGVEVDEEKIKAIREWMPPQNVSQVRSFLGLAGFYRWFVKDFNTIAGPMNELMKKDTPFQWGDAQDKSFQELKMRLTSAPLLSLHDFGKTFEIECDASGVGIGGVLMQEGKPIAYFSEKLNGPTLNYSIYDKELRLTLVVSWDIF; this is translated from the exons ATGGGGACCAACATCAGCACAGCCCCGCTGCCTCGCTGGCCGCCGACAACCGGTAATGTCAAGAACACAACGATCGCCATGTTGGTCGTGGACGAGCGGCAAGAGTTTCTGCCCATGGTGCCCCTGCTATTGGTGTTGAACGGAGACATGTCAACTTTGCTGCTCCCCGTGAGGGTGGGCTGCTTGGAGGAGAAGCTCGCGATCGAGGCCATGACCCCCGCGGGTTTGCTACCGATCACTGGCGACGAGTGGCACATGATG GATGACCGTGACAACCAAGCAAGAGTGAAGCTACATGTGCCATCATTCACGGGAAAAGAGGATCCAGATGCATATATTGAGTGGGAAGAGAAGTGTGATCAAGTCTTTCGCATCCATGGTTTTTCTGAAGCCAAGAGAGTTGATCTTGCTGTTATGGAGTTCTCTGGTTATGCTCTTACATGGTGGAATCATCTACAAGACGATCGGTTGATGTCAGGCAATAATCATATCCGTAGTTGGACTTTGATGAAGCAAGTCATGAGGCACCGTTTTGTTCCATCATACTATGAGAGGCAATTGTACAAGCGGTTGCAGGGGCTCACTCAAGGTTCCCGCACTGTTGAGGAGTACTATAAAGAGATGGAGGTGCTCCTAATTCGGACAAGAACCCGTGAAAGTGATGAGGCGAAGATGGCAAGATTTTTACATGGGCTGAATGATgaaatatcagattttgtggagATGTTTCCTTATGATACATTACAAGATGTGGTACATCAAGCTATAAGAGTTGAGAAGAAGAATATGCATAATGGTCATACTCGTGCTTTCCAAGGCCGCACAACCATACACTCATGGCAGCGAGCACAACAACCATATGGTTCTCAGTTTGAGGGTGCACCACCTAGACACCCACATGCCTCGAGAGCTTCCTCACCTGCTATTCGCAATCAAGATAAGAGATCATCAGCTACAGCAGGAGTATCCTCTGCTCCACCTCCAAAAAAGAGTTCTACACGCAGTAGCAACATTCAATGCCACAAGTGCAAAGGAAGAGGTCATATTTCTTCAGAATGTCCAAGCAAAAGAACTATGATCATCAATGAACGAGGTGAATGGGAGTCTGAAAGTGACCCTGAAGGTTGCAATGATGAAGTGGAAGAGGAGCAAGGTTGGGAAGTAGGAGGAACTATTTTATCTCATGAGGAACTTGATGGAGAAGCTTTGGTTGTATGTCGTTCACTTAACGCCCAGGTTGTGGAGGAGGAAAAGGGGCAACAGCATAATCTTTTCCACACCCGTTGCCTTAACAACTCAAAGATATGTCGAGTGATTGTTGATAGTGGCAGCTGCAACAATATTGCAAGCACGGAGATGGTCGAGAAGCTTCAATTGCAAACAAAACTTCACCCACACCCATACCGCATGCAATGGCTGAATGATTGTGGCGCAATTAAG GAGTATGAGGATGTGTTTCCCAAGGAGGTACCACCTG GTGTGGAGGTCGATgaagagaagatcaaggctattcgTGAGTGGATGCCTCCACAAAATGTGAGCCAAGTACGTAGCTTCCTCGGACTTGCAGGTTTCTACCGCTGGTTCGTGAAGGACTTCAACACCATTGCTGGACCCATGAATGAGTTAATGAAGAAAGACACTCCATTCCAATGGGGTGATGCCCAAGACAAGTCCTTCCAAGAACTGAAGATGAGATTGACATCAGCCCCATTGCTTTCACTTCATGATTTTGGTAAGACATTTGAGATTGAATGTGATGCAAGTGGTGTTGGCATTGGTGGAGTTCTAATGCAAGAAGGTAAACCCATTGCCTACTTTAGTGAGAAGCTTAATGGCCCAACTCTTAATTATtccatctatgacaaagaatt GAGGCTCACGCTGGTGGTCTCATGGGACATTTTTTAG